The window agaccaaacaaagtagtttagctttcacaaaaaaaaatgtctgtggcGCAACAGcgccttctttctttgagtgaacatttgggtggtgttcccacatcatgatgtagacatgtgggggtgtgttagaatgagccggtttaggagggcgtggttgactctttgactcttataaagaatatctctttggatttgagacttgaGTCTTTGAAATTTTACAGATCTTTATGCAATAAGAGCTTTTGACACTccaaaaataaaggaaaatgtttcattgcatcatatgacccctttattgGCAGCTGCTTGTTTTTTGCTTAAGTACATGTCTCTTTAATCTCACACTTTGATGGCGAGGTGTTTGATAAAGGTCAAGCAACTTTGCAAAGATGGCAAGAGTGTTTACCAAAAACACCTCAGCTGCTCAAAAAATGGTTTCCAAGGGGCTTCGAGAACTTTTGGTTTGGCGCCACAGTAAGGGTCTGCTTTATGtccctttttatttgttttctcagCAGCAGATTTTCCACCAAATATCAGCTTCATTTGTGTTTCTGGTCAGAAAGTCTGAGCTGAGCAAACAGAGGCAGGAAACGGATGAGCAGGTGGTCAGGAGGGGATGAACAGGAAGGACAGCCCAAGGGCTCGCATCCTCCAAAACACATGCGACTCCTAACAGATCTTACAACCTGTTTTCTTCTTAGAGATTTCAAACTGACGTGTATCCCGATGCTGATCTCTGGAACTTTAGAGATGCCCTGTGGTGGAAAATGCCTCCAACATCAAGAATCGCATCAAACTGAAGAAACGTTGTCTTCCGTTCCAAATGGACAACAGTGGAGGAAAAAAAGTATGTGGATGAAGACGGATCAGTGAACGTAGTGTCCTGCAGAAACATGACCCCATGTCAGTGTTTGTGCAGAGTGCAGCAGTCTTTCACTGTGGCCGGCAGTGAGGAATGCAAGAGTTTGTTCTTGACCCATCTTCCCGGGGAatgtcttcccttttgaagaaCAACACCTTCCCTTCTTTGTGTGCGGCTGACAATAGAGACCCAGACCCCATGTTCGGAAAGGCCGAGCATACCAGACCTTGGACACAATAAATCCCCCACTGGCTCATTATTTCTGATTGCAGCCACAAGGTCAGCGAGCAGGCCTTCCTATAAACACCCCCTTCCCGTCGTCCCCATCCTCATATCCTGACCTCATCTACATGATGACTGATGACGTCAGCCAGAGGTTGGgggtaagggggggggggggggtgcaacaACAGCTCTAACTCCACCAGAATAGCATACATTTTGCTGATGCTAAATGGGAGTAGTTTGCATCTGGGACAATGGTGTGTCATCCTATTGTTGTGCTCTGAAATAAATGCTGctgaatgtttgtttttttttgaatggGAGAATTTATTTCCTGTATGTTTCTAAATTAGGAATCAAGGTTATCCAGCTTCACAGGGCTCAAGGATATAGGGTATCAAAAGTTTCCTGAGAAACTGAGGCATTAATTTGTAGCAGCTGACACACACAGATGACCCAACAAACATGATAGTTGTTTTAAGATCATTTTGAGTGAATATGATAAGAAATAAACttcatattaattaatatgtTTCAGAAATTATGTTGACATCTCATTTTAAAATTCCAATTGATCCACCGATTGCAGATTATCTATTCTGATGAtctctttcatacttttctagaCCTTGACAGTACAATTTATTTGCCAGTCTATGGTACAGTCAggggggtaagtaattaatgacaacatttttattttggggtgaagtaaccctttaaaaaataataaatattagccAGCCGTTAGTATTACACTTACTATATCAGCATTGAATTGGCCATCAGCCACTCTGCTCTGTAATTGCTGCCTTTGTCAACCCTATATCAATTGAACACAGTTGAGCAGTGCACTTTCAAATGGACTTATAGTTTGATTTTTCTTGCTGCACTGAGATGAAATTAGCTCGTACTCACTTTTGTTTGGGATATATGGCTTGACCTGGAAGTTTCTCTTTACTTGTGTTTCCTTTGTACAAAACTAAaatcagaaaagaaaacaacaagagATGATTGTTTAATATAGGCATTGTTAACAGTCTTGGTTGTACACTCTCTGCAAACAGAACCCCACAAACCTTTCCACTTTCATGACAAAGTTGAACTGCACATTTGAGGTCCCATGAGCTGGAAGGCAGGTTCCCAAGCATTTCAAAGGAAAATCGGAGTCTCTTGGGACAGTCCTTATTGTGACACGCCTCCTCTTTAAACGGCATGTCCCTCACCTCTGGCATGGAGCTAACCTGACAGCTGCTGACCTTCATGCTTAAGGGAATCTCTCCGAAGCTCTGACTTGAGATCTGGTGAAGAGAAAGAGTaattaatgttataaatgttttaacagacTGAGGTGTTTACATTTTGATTGCTGTTAATCAGAAGCTGAATAATTTATGGCATTTGCCATAATTTGCCATTGTACAGAGCACTtaagcacaaaaaataaataaataaatacatttaatgcagAAAGGGGATTTTCACTGTTGTTATATTTTTGAAGTATCATCCACATGAATTGTGTATATCCAAGGATAAAACTGTGTGTTCACAGACTGAATAATTAGATTTCTCCATCTCTgcaaatgttgtgttttttggGTTGCTTATAATGTGTTTCTGTTTTCCACCGAAATAAAAGCTCTATAGTTTAGAGTTTAAAAGCAATGAAATTAAGGCAAccataaaaatgttattgttgttctgtaaattcttattgttatcattaaaactgttttattttatttttattaaattatgaaattaaacaaataaataaacgatataaatatattaatattgtactgtcattttttatttatttagtaataacaataacaaaaaaatctcCACAATATAAGACTGTAAAGTATATGAGCCCCTTAAAAACTTAGAGTATCATGTACCTCTGCATAGATCCTCTTGTCACTCGGAACTTTTCTGCTGGGATCTAGAGGAAACGTGTAGTCTGGAGACGAGAACAGCTGCATCTGAAGAGGAACCGGTGCTGATGTCGTGGGCTCCACTTCTACAGGTACTAAACGTGAAGAAAGAGGACAGCAGACAAACAGTCTCAGTAATACTTTTAACAAAGGTTTACAACTCTCGTAACGGATTTGGAACAACCATTTTCataacagaaaaacaaagtttCTGCAGCTTGAAGCTTCTTCATTTAGAGCAGTAAAATCAGCCTAGAACTGCACAATGAGGCTGGATTCCTGAACAAACCTGATGCCCATgcgaatgagagagaaagaagatCCATAATAGATTACCTGAAAAGTTATTGTTGTCCCTGATCCACAGCTGGATGTGTGACACGTTCAGATGGATCTCAGAGTAGCTGGTGATGGAGGTGCTCTTGTAGTAAGAAAACACCTTCTGCCTGATTTCTTTAGGTTCATCCGAGATTGTCTGGTTCGGAAGCGACTTCTTCCCATTTAAGGTTACAAGATTGTTAGACTAAAAGAGAAAGACACATAACTGCTCATACAGAATGCCTGTCATTTTATTTGTTAGACACTAGTAAAAGTGCTTATAGTTGATCAAGTCATGGAAATATGCAAGCTTATTTACACCaaagaataattttataaatttaaaaaaaatttaacaacaaaaattttaatttataaatttaataattaaacttattttctaaaaacaaattGCATACACAACTTCTATgataaaaaagtcagaaatgtgagatttaaactcataATTGTGAGCTATAAGCTGTGCTTACACAGAACTGATTCGTCTTTCGCCTATCCttgcttctgaatgaacacatagacacaaatttatttcaaaataattgtctcagcaagtattctcgtaaacacagtcagTTCTGTCTTAAGTGAAAGATACAGTGGGTAAAAAAAATATCCTGTGCATTATTATATTCGATCTGTGCATTTGGTCTTACAGGGGCAGCAGCCTTTAAATACTAGGTGTTCCattagtgccacctgctgtcagaggtAAAATCGAACCATtctgtttttacttattttttattattattattattatttagcatctTTTTTTGGATAGTAATTCAAATGGTTTCCTCTGATTTAAAATAGagcacagataatttttttttttttgagatatttctttaagttgtatgattttttattggatttagaatttgttttaaattttcaagttagttttgttatttaacatttcaatttcacaaagaaatatgcagcattttgtcttttgtctaagaataaaatgacacaatttaatttataatttgtcttatttatttattttaataaaaaaatatataaataaaatgtaagaaaattgtATGGTGTAATCCCGGAGTCACCAACTTGAAGATCGCGGTcaacaagtcgatcttggaagcattttaagtcgatcgcgaagatttttcaaaatcagaggaaaaaaatatatatatacactttcttTACACTTTCGCCCTGGCACCACAGCACGAGCCTCCGCTGACGGCATGCTTACCTCCCCAAAAAGACGAGGCATTTATACTTGATGCAACTGTTTTAAAcagaaaaccagaccatacaactgatttagatgTGCAAACTGGGTGCAGGTGTGATGAAATGTACTAATATCCATCTGCTCGGGCAGATTCGACTGAAAGTCATAATATTTTGTATGCTAGCTGCACTAACCTGAGTATTTCCATTTTAAagtgtttgaaatatgttttaaaagggaAAGTGAAACAGAACATTATTGGCTTAGGCCTATAATTGtctaattaccgtatttttcagactataagtcgcacctgagtataagtcgcatcagaccaaaaatacgtcatgaggaggaaaaaaacatatgtcgcactggactataagtcacatttatttagaaccaagaaccaagagaaaacattaccgtctccagccgcgagagggtgctctatgctgctcagtgtagactacaggagcactgagaagcatagagcgccctctcgcggctgtagatggtaatgttttctcttggttcttttctctcagttcatgtcaaattaattttgataaataagtcgcacctgactttaagtcgcaggatcagccaaactatgaaaaaaagtgtgacttatagtccggaaaatacggtattgtGTTTATATATGAGTAATAAGTCTGTGGAAATACTTAATGTTATAttactgttgtaaatgttgaattATAGTTGACAGTTTGTATAGTTATATACTATTTGTATAGTTAAATAAATACTTTGCTAGTGATTAACAGGCAACAAAGAATGTCAAAGTAGAACTTACATTGTTGCcttgttttttcataatttttttgcaaGTGGTAAATCTTGGTTTACATTTGGACTTTGGATGTGATCTTAGGCTTGAAAATGTTGGTGACCACTGTTATCTGTCTGTATTGTGAATTGTATCGCATCAGAAGATTATTGAATTGCTACATCCCGATACGCTACTAGTTTTTGTTGATCATGCTGATTTGTCCCAAAGAAGGTTCAGCcgatgtctttatttttattccaggttagataaatacatttttggctTCCGAAACCTGAAGAATGCCTGGCTATCAGGGATTTTAAATTTTCGCGAGCCCTGAGGCTTGTTTCCCAAAAGCTTGTTAATAACTATTGTTAATAATGACATTGTTTGTGACTGTGGGCAACGAGCCCTGTCAAATTTCACTCAGGGATTTTTTAGCGACTCTTTTTCACATAAAGTTTGTTTCTGGATTTGTTTTGAAGCTTGGAATGCAGCATGAAACAGGACGGAATCCCATtcattatattcaaatttaatttatattgatTGGAATTTTTAAATGACATAACATTGGTGTTGTTGTTCATAGAAATTCTTTGGAAAAATGATGTTGAAGTGAataaaacgcaaaaaaaaaacacaaaccttaTGGCTGGTAGATGTCAGAAATCGTAAAAAACAAGACATCAAATTAATATGTTCCTTTGTGTTACAAAGCTTAAGTATTTCAAAGTATTCTAAAGTATTTAGATTAAGTTACTAAACCCGAGTAACCTAACGAAATACGttactgattactttttaaagcttGTATTTTGTATTCTGtagtgaaatgcattttaaaagtaatcttcccatatatatatagatagatagagagagagagagagagagagagagagagagagagagagagaggatgaaatAATCTTCCAGAGCCATTCTCACCAGTAATTTGACGCCGAAACTGTTGTGGATTGTCCACTCAGTGTTTGCTGGACCTCTCAGGGTCACTTTGGACTTGGATGGCAAATGCACATTAACATGCCTGAAAGAAGATGCCACATTAATCCACTGTTATCACATGACCAGAGGGGTGATCACATTTCATTCTTAAACTTCTGATTTTTTAGAAGAAGTGAGCTGCTGTGAGGAACAATGACAGTGGACTAGGTCAGACGAAGCTAAACtgtctttaaaaacaaataagtgAAACCTCAACTTCAATTCTGTACTGTACATTTAACAAGTAAAGTGACTATCTATTGTTGGTGatacaaaaatgaatgaatcGAATTTTGGAATTTGGGCATCCTTCAGCAACCTCCCATTTCCACTGTGACGCTACAAGGTGGTGTTTACCTTATTTTGACATCATCAGGAATATTGATGACGTGAATCGGTTCTCCAGAATGCTTTGTGTAACATGATTTGAGGTCATCAGTTGGAGATTTCAGAGACATCTTAATTAACTGTTTATCTGCTGCTATTTCTGGCTGCAGGTCACATGTTGAGGATTGCTGTGTTCCTGGAAGAGTTCAGTGTTAAACAATGACTGGATCACTGATAATGCACGCATCTTAAGAGCCGAATACATCGATGAAGAGCGTGATCTTACCCTTCATCCCAGTGAAAGTGATGATCTTGGGATCTCGTGCTGTGGTGAAGGATGTGACTCCACCAAATGTCTCTGCTGCCCATTTCAGAAGCTCAGAATCGCTGTTTGTGAACGGGGCAATGTGAGGTTGTGGACGTTTTCCAGTTGGCAGGATAAAATTTATTAAGGCCCCATTTGTTTTCTGTAAAGTGGATGGAAATAAGTTTGCTTTCAGGATAAGATACAATATAAAATCACATCAGGAGAATCAGCTTCAGTCTCCACATGCAGAACTAGAGTTCTGTTTGCAGACAacacagaaaacaacaaaaagcaaATACGAATAATAAAATGATTCTTTCATGTCAAATCTTTCATAACAGTAGTCACACTGTTTGACTTTCACTGTTTGACTTTCACTGTTTGACTTGACAACACGTTGTGTACTGTTGTAAAGAAAAATGACACAATCCCATGCTACTGGTCAAAAGTCTCTTCTCTTCTGCtcttttgatgaaaaatacagaaaaaactgtaatgttatcaccatttaaaataactgtcaaatgctgatttgctgctcacaaAGCTTTTTAGATTATTAATTATGTGGAAAAAagctgtgctgctttatatttttgtggaaaccttgatacaCCCTCataaagaagtaaaaaaataaaataaaggaatacttgaattcagcaaggatgcatttaattgaccaAACGTAACAGTAAAGATgtttagaatgtaaaaaaatgttcttttcatcatagaatactgaataaaatatcagctttcacaaaaatatgaaacagcacaactgttttcaacattgataataatcagattattatttttttttattattattatgcagcaAATCCGaatattaatatgatttctgaaggatcatgtgaaaatgtaaaaatgtagaaagttttctgt of the Carassius gibelio isolate Cgi1373 ecotype wild population from Czech Republic chromosome A5, carGib1.2-hapl.c, whole genome shotgun sequence genome contains:
- the LOC127988416 gene encoding endoglin-like — encoded protein: MYLGCWTNFTSLNGTKVHILKLLSSTEQHSMLELNVTVANPSVVIITSSSDYTILLQDNPTVDIYKTNGALINFILPTGKRPQPHIAPFTNSDSELLKWAAETFGGVTSFTTARDPKIITFTGMKGTQQSSTCDLQPEIAADKQLIKMSLKSPTDDLKSCYTKHSGEPIHVINIPDDVKIRHVNVHLPSKSKVTLRGPANTEWTIHNSFGVKLLSNNLVTLNGKKSLPNQTISDEPKEIRQKVFSYYKSTSITSYSEIHLNVSHIQLWIRDNNNFSVPVEVEPTTSAPVPLQMQLFSSPDYTFPLDPSRKVPSDKRIYAEISSQSFGEIPLSMKVSSCQVSSMPEVRDMPFKEEACHNKDCPKRLRFSFEMLGNLPSSSWDLKCAVQLCHESGKFCTKETQVKRNFQVKPYIPNKSEYELISSQCSKKNQTISPFESALLNCVQLI